From the genome of Streptacidiphilus rugosus AM-16, one region includes:
- a CDS encoding ANTAR domain-containing response regulator, giving the protein MTVADEPQDPHVPPTTTRVVIAEDEALIRLDLKEMLEEEGYTVVGEAGDGETAVKLAQELRPDLVILDVKMPILDGLSAAEQIHEAHIAPTLMLTAFSQRELVDRARDAGAMAYIVKPFNKGDLVPAIEMAVSRYSEIRALELEVEDLNQRLDTRKLVDRAKSVLQTKFGLSEPAAFRWIQKTSMDRRMTMKAVAEAVIEEGAAQDAKKKAE; this is encoded by the coding sequence GTGACCGTCGCCGACGAGCCGCAGGACCCGCATGTCCCGCCGACGACGACTCGAGTCGTCATCGCGGAGGACGAGGCGCTGATCCGTCTCGACCTCAAGGAGATGCTCGAGGAGGAGGGTTACACCGTCGTCGGTGAGGCCGGGGACGGGGAGACCGCCGTCAAGCTCGCGCAGGAGCTGCGGCCGGATCTGGTGATCCTGGATGTGAAGATGCCCATCCTGGACGGGCTGTCCGCCGCCGAGCAGATCCACGAGGCGCACATCGCGCCGACCCTGATGCTGACCGCGTTCTCGCAGCGCGAGCTCGTCGACCGGGCCAGGGACGCCGGGGCGATGGCCTACATCGTCAAGCCGTTCAACAAAGGGGACCTCGTCCCCGCCATCGAGATGGCCGTCTCCCGGTACAGCGAGATCCGCGCGCTGGAGCTCGAGGTCGAGGACCTCAACCAGCGGCTGGACACCCGCAAGCTGGTCGACCGGGCCAAGAGCGTGCTGCAGACGAAGTTCGGGCTCTCCGAGCCGGCCGCCTTCCGTTGGATCCAGAAGACGTCCATGGACCGCCGGATGACCATGAAGGCCGTCGCCGAGGCCGTCATCGAGGAGGGCGCCGCGCAGGACGCCAAGAAGAAGGCGGAGTAG
- a CDS encoding APC family permease, whose protein sequence is MSTTTKLPAPPATGRSLKRHVGLIGLMWASVGSIIGSGWLYGAKNAVVAAGPAAIISWGVGAVAIVLLALVHAELGGMFPVAGGTARYPHYVFGGLAGMSFGWFSWLQAATVAPIEVEAMIGYAGHWSFASGFQNADGTLTASGLLVAVFLMAFFVAINFLGVRVLAHANSATTWWKIFVPLVTIFAVALTHFHSSNFTSHGFAPFGAKGVLAAISTSGIIFALLGFEQAIQLAGESKNPKRDIPRAVLGSVAIGSTIYVLLQVAYIGALPGASFAKGWANLAYAGISGPWAGLASVIGMGLLAKVLFLDAVISPAGTGLIYTTSTSRISYGLARNGYAPEAFEKTGEQGVPWFGLALSFVVGVICFLPFPSWQQLVSFITSASVLMYAGAPLAYGALRKQLPNRERPYRLPFGQIISPVSFVVASLIIYWSGWETLWRLGIAIVLGYALLGGYAWYAHSANKPNAPRMDWKSAQWLPVYLVGLGIISWQGGFGGESHIGLWVDMGIIAAFSLGIYYWAVNTSLKTAAIERNIEDVEVVDAGGH, encoded by the coding sequence ATGAGCACCACTACCAAGCTCCCCGCCCCTCCGGCCACCGGCCGGTCGCTGAAGCGACACGTCGGCCTGATCGGCCTGATGTGGGCGTCAGTCGGTTCGATTATCGGATCCGGCTGGCTCTACGGGGCCAAGAACGCTGTCGTCGCCGCCGGTCCCGCGGCCATCATCTCGTGGGGCGTCGGCGCCGTCGCGATCGTGTTGTTGGCGCTCGTGCATGCCGAGCTCGGTGGCATGTTCCCCGTGGCGGGCGGGACGGCGCGGTATCCGCACTACGTCTTCGGCGGGCTCGCCGGGATGTCGTTCGGCTGGTTCTCCTGGCTGCAGGCGGCCACGGTCGCGCCGATCGAGGTCGAGGCGATGATCGGCTACGCCGGTCACTGGTCCTTCGCCTCGGGCTTCCAGAACGCCGACGGGACGCTGACCGCCTCCGGTCTGCTCGTGGCGGTCTTCCTGATGGCCTTCTTCGTGGCGATCAACTTCCTCGGCGTACGGGTGCTCGCCCACGCCAACAGCGCCACCACCTGGTGGAAGATCTTCGTCCCGCTGGTGACGATCTTCGCGGTCGCGCTCACGCACTTCCACTCGAGCAACTTCACCTCGCACGGCTTCGCGCCGTTCGGCGCCAAGGGCGTGCTCGCCGCGATCAGCACCTCCGGCATCATCTTCGCGCTGCTCGGCTTCGAGCAGGCGATCCAGCTGGCCGGTGAGAGCAAGAACCCGAAGAGGGACATCCCGCGCGCGGTGCTCGGCTCGGTCGCGATCGGCTCCACCATCTACGTGCTGCTGCAGGTCGCCTACATCGGCGCGCTGCCCGGCGCCTCCTTCGCCAAGGGCTGGGCCAACCTGGCCTACGCGGGCATCTCCGGCCCGTGGGCCGGCCTCGCCTCGGTGATCGGCATGGGTCTGCTGGCCAAGGTGCTCTTCCTGGACGCGGTGATCTCCCCGGCCGGCACCGGCCTGATCTACACCACCTCCACCTCCCGCATCTCCTACGGCCTGGCCCGCAACGGCTACGCGCCGGAGGCCTTCGAGAAGACCGGCGAGCAGGGTGTGCCGTGGTTCGGCCTGGCCCTCTCCTTCGTCGTCGGCGTCATCTGCTTCCTGCCCTTCCCGAGCTGGCAGCAGCTGGTCTCCTTCATCACCTCCGCCTCGGTGCTGATGTACGCGGGCGCCCCGCTGGCCTACGGCGCGCTGCGCAAGCAGCTGCCGAACCGTGAGCGCCCCTACCGCCTGCCGTTCGGTCAGATCATCTCGCCGGTGTCGTTCGTCGTCGCCAGCCTGATCATCTACTGGTCCGGCTGGGAGACCCTGTGGCGGCTCGGCATCGCCATCGTCCTCGGCTACGCGCTGCTCGGCGGCTACGCCTGGTACGCGCACTCCGCCAACAAGCCGAACGCGCCGCGCATGGACTGGAAGTCCGCGCAGTGGCTGCCGGTCTACCTGGTGGGCCTGGGGATCATCTCCTGGCAGGGCGGCTTCGGCGGTGAGAGCCACATCGGCCTCTGGGTCGACATGGGCATCATCGCGGCCTTCTCGCTCGGCATCTACTACTGGGCCGTGAACACCTCGCTGAAGACCGCCGCGATCGAGCGGAACATCGAGGACGTCGAGGTCGTGGACGCGGGCGGTCACTGA
- the pyk gene encoding pyruvate kinase codes for MRRAKIVCTLGPASDSYDQIKTLVVAGMDVARFNLSHGSYAEHEDRYRRVRKAADETGRSVGILVDLQGPKIRLETFAEGPVLLERGDEFTITTADVEGDRHRCGTTYKGLCGDVTPGERILVDDGRVCLEVASVEGQNVHCTVVEGGMVSDHKGLNLPGVAVSVPALSDKDVADLRWGLRIGADLVALSFVRSADDIKDVHRIMSEEGRFVPVIAKVEKPQAVDNLEEIVDAFDGVMVARGDLGVEMPLEQVPLVQKQAIKLCRRNAKPVIVATQMLDSMINASRPTRAEASDVANAVLDGADAVMLSGETSVGKYPVETVRTMSRIVCAAEEEIIAAGLPPLTGAGKPRTQGGAVARAAAEIGDFLHARYLVAFTQSGDTAKRLSRYRSPIPVLAFTYEPAVRSQLALSWGVETFLGPFVETTDEMIEQVDAALLAIGRCEVGDIVVITAGSPPGLAGSTNLVRVHHVGQDDLPLPTRR; via the coding sequence ATGCGCCGAGCAAAAATCGTCTGTACTCTCGGGCCCGCCTCCGACAGCTACGACCAGATCAAGACTCTGGTCGTCGCCGGCATGGACGTCGCCCGCTTCAACCTCAGCCACGGCAGCTACGCCGAGCACGAGGACCGTTACCGTCGCGTCCGCAAAGCCGCGGACGAGACCGGCCGCAGCGTCGGCATCCTGGTCGACCTGCAGGGCCCCAAGATCCGTCTCGAGACCTTCGCCGAGGGCCCCGTGCTCCTCGAGCGCGGCGACGAGTTCACCATCACCACCGCCGACGTCGAGGGCGACCGCCACCGCTGCGGCACCACCTACAAGGGACTCTGCGGCGACGTCACCCCCGGCGAGCGGATCCTCGTCGACGACGGCCGGGTCTGCCTCGAAGTCGCCTCCGTCGAAGGCCAGAACGTGCACTGCACGGTGGTCGAGGGCGGCATGGTCTCCGACCACAAGGGACTCAACCTCCCCGGCGTCGCCGTCTCCGTTCCCGCGCTCAGCGACAAGGACGTCGCCGACCTGCGCTGGGGCCTCCGCATCGGCGCCGACCTGGTCGCGCTCTCCTTCGTCCGCAGCGCGGACGACATCAAGGACGTCCACCGCATCATGAGCGAGGAGGGACGCTTCGTCCCGGTCATCGCCAAGGTGGAGAAGCCCCAGGCCGTCGACAACCTCGAAGAGATCGTCGACGCGTTCGACGGCGTGATGGTCGCCCGCGGCGACCTCGGCGTCGAGATGCCGCTGGAGCAGGTCCCGCTGGTGCAGAAGCAGGCCATCAAGCTGTGCCGCCGCAACGCGAAGCCGGTCATCGTCGCGACCCAGATGCTCGACTCGATGATCAACGCCTCGCGCCCGACCCGCGCCGAGGCCTCCGACGTCGCCAACGCCGTCCTCGACGGCGCGGACGCGGTGATGCTGTCCGGCGAGACCAGCGTCGGCAAGTACCCGGTCGAGACCGTCCGCACCATGAGCCGGATCGTCTGCGCGGCCGAGGAGGAGATCATCGCGGCGGGCCTGCCGCCGCTCACCGGCGCCGGCAAGCCCCGCACCCAGGGCGGCGCCGTCGCCCGCGCCGCGGCGGAGATCGGCGACTTCCTCCACGCCCGCTACCTGGTCGCCTTCACCCAGTCCGGCGACACGGCCAAGCGGCTCTCCCGCTACCGCTCGCCGATCCCGGTGCTGGCCTTCACCTACGAGCCGGCCGTGCGCAGCCAGCTCGCGCTGAGCTGGGGCGTCGAGACGTTCCTCGGCCCCTTCGTGGAGACCACCGACGAGATGATCGAGCAGGTCGACGCCGCGCTGCTGGCCATCGGCCGCTGCGAGGTCGGCGACATCGTCGTCATCACCGCCGGCTCCCCTCCCGGCCTGGCCGGCTCCACCAACCTGGTCCGGGTCCACCACGTCGGCCAGGACGACCTGCCGCTGCCGACCAGGCGGTGA